In Streptomyces qaidamensis, one DNA window encodes the following:
- a CDS encoding SRPBCC family protein, giving the protein MAIIRESIDVDRRPEEVYQYVMDTQRMPEWQLSAVSAERLDEGPVGVGTQVRVTRHIGRRVMPMTMEVTEYDPPHSWGMRGVDGPVRAQVHGEVEPYDEGRRSHVTIDIDFEGHGMGKVLVPLVVRPQVRKELPRNEQLLKDRLEQTGE; this is encoded by the coding sequence ATGGCCATCATCCGAGAGAGCATCGACGTCGACCGCCGTCCGGAGGAGGTCTACCAGTACGTCATGGACACCCAGCGCATGCCGGAGTGGCAGCTGAGCGCCGTGTCCGCGGAGCGCCTCGACGAGGGGCCCGTCGGCGTCGGCACCCAGGTCCGGGTGACCCGGCACATCGGCCGTCGTGTCATGCCGATGACCATGGAGGTCACCGAGTACGACCCGCCGCACAGCTGGGGCATGCGCGGCGTCGACGGCCCCGTCCGGGCACAGGTGCACGGCGAGGTCGAACCGTACGACGAGGGCCGGCGCTCCCACGTCACGATCGACATCGACTTCGAGGGCCACGGCATGGGCAAGGTCCTGGTCCCGCTCGTCGTACGCCCCCAGGTCCGCAAGGAACTCCCGCGCAACGAGCAGCTCCTCAAGGACCGGCTGGAACAGACGGGCGAGTAG
- a CDS encoding tyrosine-type recombinase/integrase, translating into MAGHIQDRWYKTEPGPDGKPVRVKTDRYGNGLRYRARYVGPDGTEKSKSFPDRQKRRAEEWLAETAADMSRGQYVDPRAAQTTFQQYAERWITGQTTDLNTRIGVETRLRLHAFPRIGARPLGSFRPVHIREFVRDLENGPMGGTYARNIYANVRAVLSAAVDDGFLARNPCSAASVRPPAVSTARVVPWLPSQVRAVRDALPERYRAMVDVGSGCGLRQGEIIGLAQDTLQLDGDTLRVTAQVKLIRGVAVFAPPKGNKERDVPLPSSVASALRQHIKNHPPVAIKLPWARPDGPLTERRLIFTNTAGGIVWRSNFNIQEWKPALAAAGLIPTPEPGKPYASARQHGMHALRHFYASVLLDAGESIKAVSEYLGHSDPAMTLRVYAHLMPSSTERARRALDGVFGTAQEP; encoded by the coding sequence ATGGCTGGCCATATCCAAGACCGCTGGTACAAAACCGAGCCAGGACCCGACGGCAAGCCGGTGAGGGTCAAGACCGACCGCTACGGCAACGGACTCCGCTACCGGGCCCGGTACGTCGGCCCGGACGGCACAGAGAAGAGCAAGTCCTTCCCAGACCGCCAGAAGCGCCGGGCGGAAGAGTGGCTGGCCGAGACGGCTGCCGACATGTCCCGTGGTCAGTACGTGGACCCCAGGGCAGCGCAGACTACCTTTCAGCAGTACGCAGAGCGCTGGATCACCGGGCAGACGACCGACCTGAACACGCGCATCGGGGTGGAGACCCGGCTTCGGCTGCACGCCTTCCCGCGTATCGGGGCTCGACCGCTCGGGTCTTTCCGCCCGGTCCACATCCGCGAGTTCGTGCGCGACCTGGAGAACGGTCCGATGGGCGGCACCTACGCCCGCAACATCTACGCCAACGTCCGTGCCGTGCTCTCGGCCGCCGTGGATGACGGCTTCCTCGCCCGTAATCCGTGCTCGGCCGCGTCAGTGCGTCCGCCCGCCGTCTCGACTGCCCGGGTCGTGCCCTGGCTTCCGTCGCAGGTACGTGCGGTCCGCGACGCCCTACCCGAGCGCTACCGAGCCATGGTCGACGTCGGCAGCGGCTGCGGCCTCCGCCAAGGCGAGATCATCGGCCTGGCCCAAGACACCCTGCAGCTCGACGGCGACACCCTTCGGGTCACCGCTCAGGTCAAGCTGATCCGGGGCGTCGCCGTCTTCGCTCCACCCAAGGGCAACAAGGAACGGGACGTACCGCTGCCGTCCTCGGTCGCCTCCGCCTTGCGGCAGCACATCAAGAATCACCCGCCCGTAGCAATCAAGCTGCCGTGGGCCAGGCCGGACGGCCCGCTCACCGAGCGCCGCCTCATCTTCACCAACACGGCCGGCGGAATCGTCTGGCGAAGCAACTTCAACATCCAGGAATGGAAGCCCGCCCTCGCAGCCGCCGGCCTCATCCCGACGCCCGAACCCGGCAAGCCGTACGCCTCCGCCCGGCAGCACGGAATGCACGCCCTCCGCCACTTCTACGCCTCGGTCCTCCTGGACGCGGGCGAGAGCATCAAGGCCGTGAGCGAATACCTCGGGCACTCCGATCCGGCGATGACGCTGCGCGTGTACGCCCACCTGATGCCCAGCAGTACCGAGCGCGCCCGCCGTGCCCTGGACGGTGTCTTCGGCACGGCCCAGGAGCCGTGA
- a CDS encoding helix-turn-helix transcriptional regulator: protein MASELPNRFLTPEDLVEMFELPSVETVYQWRRKHTGPRGFRVGRHLRFDPRDVRAWVDSQLAEAA from the coding sequence ATGGCGTCAGAGCTGCCGAACCGGTTCCTGACCCCTGAGGACCTGGTCGAGATGTTCGAGCTTCCCAGCGTCGAGACGGTCTACCAGTGGCGCCGGAAGCACACCGGCCCCCGCGGCTTCCGGGTCGGCCGGCACCTGCGCTTCGACCCGCGTGACGTGCGGGCCTGGGTGGACTCGCAGCTTGCGGAGGCTGCCTGA
- the repSA gene encoding replication initiator protein RepSA gives MTDTATMAGLDPATLADVLRLAGSPGFDRIQDQIRRTGGCSDPIHLQGTTVTRDATTGQVLHSYSTDTQPGGRLRVACGNRRASRCPACAWTYAGDTYHLIRAGLVGDPAKGTPHTIRDHPRVFATLTAPSFGPVHNRPGNRPCRCGTRHGEDAPELGTPLDPDGYDYACAVLWNNHASELWRYFTIYLRREIAKRAGLTQKAAKEQSRVSFGKVAEYQKRGAVHFHAVIRFDGPDGPDDPPPAWATLDLLTDSIHAAAARVAVDVPAAGDQPARTLHWGTQLDVQPIGAFGNGEEITEQAVASYVAKYATKAAETTGTVDRRIGNKEALVLLGVPDHPARLIEACLDLHALYPDRKLRDWAHMLGFRGHFSTKSRRYSTTLGALRQTRADYRAAQQREALGLPDPDHEEATTLTLAHWSYAGHGHSPGESWLAANIRRDIQHNRETAREELPTLLADERDC, from the coding sequence GTGACCGACACCGCCACCATGGCGGGCCTGGACCCGGCCACCCTCGCCGACGTGCTGAGGCTGGCCGGGTCCCCCGGCTTCGACCGCATCCAAGACCAGATCCGCCGCACCGGCGGCTGCTCCGACCCCATCCACCTGCAAGGCACCACCGTCACCCGCGACGCCACCACCGGGCAGGTCCTGCACTCCTACTCGACCGACACCCAGCCCGGCGGACGGCTCCGCGTCGCCTGCGGCAACCGCCGCGCGTCCCGCTGCCCGGCCTGCGCCTGGACCTACGCGGGCGACACCTACCATCTGATCCGCGCCGGCCTCGTCGGCGACCCTGCCAAAGGCACCCCGCACACCATCCGCGACCACCCCAGGGTCTTCGCCACCCTCACCGCGCCCTCGTTCGGCCCGGTCCACAACCGCCCCGGAAACCGGCCCTGCCGCTGCGGCACCCGCCACGGCGAGGACGCACCCGAACTCGGCACCCCGCTCGACCCCGACGGCTACGACTACGCGTGCGCGGTGCTGTGGAACAACCACGCTTCCGAGCTGTGGCGCTACTTCACGATCTACCTGCGCCGCGAGATCGCCAAGCGAGCCGGGCTCACACAGAAGGCTGCCAAGGAACAGTCCCGCGTCTCCTTCGGCAAGGTCGCCGAGTACCAGAAGCGCGGGGCCGTCCACTTCCATGCCGTGATCCGCTTCGACGGACCCGACGGGCCGGACGATCCGCCGCCGGCATGGGCCACCCTCGATCTGCTCACCGACTCCATCCATGCCGCCGCCGCCCGCGTCGCGGTCGACGTGCCCGCCGCCGGGGACCAGCCCGCCCGGACGCTGCACTGGGGCACGCAGCTCGACGTGCAGCCGATCGGAGCCTTCGGCAACGGCGAAGAGATCACCGAACAGGCCGTCGCCTCGTACGTCGCCAAGTACGCCACTAAAGCAGCCGAGACCACCGGCACCGTCGACCGCCGCATCGGCAACAAAGAGGCCCTGGTCCTGCTCGGCGTACCCGACCACCCTGCCCGGCTCATCGAGGCCTGCCTCGACCTGCACGCGCTCTACCCGGACCGCAAGCTCCGCGACTGGGCTCACATGCTCGGCTTCCGCGGCCACTTCTCCACCAAGTCCCGCCGCTACTCCACCACCCTCGGCGCCCTCCGCCAGACCCGCGCCGACTACCGCGCCGCCCAGCAACGCGAAGCCCTCGGCCTGCCTGACCCCGACCACGAGGAAGCAACCACGCTCACCCTCGCCCACTGGAGCTACGCAGGCCACGGCCACTCCCCCGGCGAATCCTGGCTCGCCGCCAACATCCGCCGCGACATCCAACACAACCGCGAAACCGCTCGTGAAGAACTGCCCACCCTGCTCGCCGACGAAAGGGATTGTTGA
- a CDS encoding mobile element transfer protein, with protein MPAYRRFRNVIRIGPVQVATAYDGRGRDKHTAACTAPGCGFAADYDTRAGAELAARTHCCKA; from the coding sequence GTGCCTGCTTACCGCCGCTTCCGCAACGTGATCCGCATCGGCCCCGTGCAGGTCGCCACCGCCTACGACGGCCGGGGCCGCGACAAGCACACCGCCGCCTGCACCGCCCCTGGCTGCGGCTTCGCCGCCGACTACGACACCCGCGCCGGCGCCGAACTCGCCGCCCGCACCCACTGCTGCAAGGCCTGA
- a CDS encoding DUF2637 domain-containing protein: MSRSIRPDAVLIQAVIAGALSFAHLHDLAEAAGQTGWKAWAYPVSVDLLLVAAWHRLRTARRDRSAWTWFVIALAASLGANIATAGLLDLQDVPAWLRILVAGWPALAFLGGTLLVHTPAEPPAPSTQPVDDEPPVPEVEIHRTAETAPGLSPAPEPAATAPELTQAPPQRASSAPAVPAALLDHARKIADAHQATTGSPMPAEALSARLGLPAPVADAIAAQLQLA; encoded by the coding sequence GTGTCTCGCTCGATCCGCCCGGACGCCGTTCTTATCCAGGCCGTCATTGCCGGTGCGTTGTCCTTCGCCCACCTGCACGACCTGGCCGAAGCTGCCGGACAGACAGGCTGGAAGGCCTGGGCCTACCCGGTCTCAGTTGATCTGCTCCTGGTCGCCGCCTGGCACCGGCTGCGCACAGCCCGCCGCGACCGCTCCGCCTGGACCTGGTTCGTCATCGCCCTGGCTGCGTCGCTCGGCGCGAACATCGCCACCGCAGGCCTGCTCGACCTGCAGGACGTGCCTGCGTGGCTGCGCATCCTCGTCGCTGGCTGGCCCGCGCTGGCCTTCCTCGGCGGGACCCTCCTGGTCCACACCCCTGCCGAACCGCCCGCCCCTTCGACACAGCCTGTGGACGACGAGCCACCCGTGCCGGAAGTCGAGATCCACCGCACCGCCGAAACCGCCCCCGGCCTCTCACCCGCCCCGGAGCCTGCGGCGACCGCGCCCGAGCTGACTCAGGCACCGCCACAGCGAGCCTCCAGTGCCCCTGCTGTTCCGGCCGCGCTCCTCGACCACGCCCGGAAGATCGCCGACGCCCACCAGGCCACCACCGGGTCACCGATGCCCGCCGAAGCCCTGTCCGCCCGGCTTGGTCTGCCTGCCCCGGTGGCCGACGCCATCGCCGCCCAACTCCAGCTCGCCTGA
- a CDS encoding FtsK/SpoIIIE domain-containing protein, with translation MSDLTMWLEATGALAGAGGLGYAKVRAPRVYWSLVGMPVTWGRFTLSYRSTMDVCGLTVHPSGLRAFMTRNVARREVQPVPPKIRRVRGTSTGLRVTLRLPAGLEPADVMASSERLRHAWGVHSVSVVETKPGFVELRMTGYDVLRRVRMPRKARPHDMAVPVAVREDGTAFERDYRKAPMALTLGANHSGKSMYQRNLIKGLAQLPVALIGIDCKRGVEQSAFAPRLSALVTTPDDAASLLGVLVAEMEDRFDLLSRHGVSDLWELPDEVRPVPVVVLVDEVAELFLISSKKDEERRERIVTALIRLAQMARAIGIHLEICGQRFGSDLGKGATMLRAQLTGRVVHRVNDKQTAEMGLADVAPDAVPAASLIPMNRPGTAVAADPSGGWSKIRTPETSRDEVVSVCREFAHLVPDLPFLEPFRPHLPAVAPAAGPSLVKPRPVTE, from the coding sequence ATGAGCGACCTGACGATGTGGCTGGAGGCCACGGGTGCCTTAGCGGGCGCCGGTGGTCTCGGCTACGCGAAGGTGCGTGCGCCGCGCGTGTACTGGTCGCTGGTCGGGATGCCGGTCACCTGGGGACGCTTCACCCTCTCGTACCGCTCGACGATGGACGTGTGTGGACTGACGGTGCACCCGTCGGGTCTGCGGGCGTTCATGACCCGCAACGTGGCCCGCCGTGAGGTGCAGCCGGTCCCGCCGAAGATCCGCCGAGTACGCGGCACCTCGACCGGGCTGCGGGTCACCCTGCGGCTTCCCGCCGGCCTGGAGCCCGCGGATGTGATGGCCTCCTCGGAGCGACTCCGGCACGCCTGGGGAGTCCACTCGGTGAGCGTGGTCGAGACGAAGCCCGGTTTCGTCGAACTGCGGATGACCGGCTATGACGTGCTGCGCCGGGTGCGGATGCCGCGCAAGGCCCGCCCGCACGACATGGCCGTGCCGGTCGCGGTGCGCGAGGACGGGACCGCGTTCGAGCGGGACTACCGCAAGGCCCCGATGGCGCTCACCCTCGGCGCGAACCACTCGGGCAAGTCCATGTATCAGCGCAACCTGATCAAGGGTCTGGCGCAACTGCCGGTGGCCCTGATCGGCATCGACTGCAAGCGCGGGGTGGAACAGTCCGCGTTCGCGCCCCGGCTGTCGGCGCTGGTCACCACCCCCGACGATGCCGCCTCACTGCTCGGCGTGCTGGTCGCGGAGATGGAGGACCGCTTCGACCTGCTGAGCCGTCATGGCGTCTCGGACCTGTGGGAGCTGCCCGACGAGGTGCGGCCGGTGCCGGTGGTCGTGCTGGTCGACGAGGTGGCGGAACTGTTCCTGATCTCCTCCAAGAAGGATGAGGAGCGCCGGGAACGGATCGTGACCGCGTTGATCCGGCTCGCACAGATGGCCCGCGCCATCGGTATCCATCTGGAGATCTGCGGGCAGCGCTTCGGCTCCGACCTGGGCAAGGGTGCCACCATGCTCCGTGCTCAGCTCACTGGCCGTGTGGTGCACCGCGTCAATGACAAGCAGACCGCCGAAATGGGCCTGGCGGACGTGGCCCCGGACGCGGTCCCGGCAGCGAGCCTGATCCCCATGAACCGCCCCGGAACCGCTGTCGCGGCGGACCCCTCGGGCGGCTGGTCGAAGATCCGCACCCCGGAAACCTCGCGGGACGAAGTGGTATCCGTCTGCCGGGAGTTCGCCCACCTGGTCCCGGACCTGCCGTTCCTCGAACCGTTCCGCCCCCACCTGCCCGCTGTGGCGCCGGCGGCCGGTCCATCGCTGGTCAAGCCCCGCCCGGTCACCGAGTAA
- a CDS encoding GntR family transcriptional regulator, with translation MTPKWRELADKLAEQVKRGEYAPGQQLPQIRELVAAGEGSKSTVHQAYKALEAEGLVTSSRGHGTVVRERVPLKRLGIARYDKAKWRDGDEVAFIADRVASGRGYRRNEQTQTVTRVVAPPEVAAAHGLPEGAEVYARARLVKEGDQPTHTLTSYYRPEHVEGTRLVDPTPGPAGRGGGFRVLYDAGYEIDHMRERLFARAATPDEVKQLQLPPGEPVVELHRTTYTAAGTVVEFAVGVHAASRFAWEYDFKVPDSAKDRKGQQ, from the coding sequence ATGACGCCCAAGTGGCGGGAGCTGGCGGACAAGCTGGCTGAACAGGTCAAGAGGGGTGAGTACGCGCCCGGCCAGCAGCTCCCGCAGATCAGGGAGTTGGTCGCAGCGGGTGAGGGCTCCAAGTCCACCGTCCACCAGGCGTACAAGGCTCTTGAGGCAGAGGGCCTGGTGACGTCTTCTCGCGGTCACGGAACCGTGGTGCGGGAGCGAGTGCCTCTGAAGCGTCTCGGCATCGCCAGGTACGACAAGGCGAAGTGGCGGGACGGCGACGAGGTCGCCTTCATCGCGGACCGTGTGGCTTCCGGACGGGGGTACCGGCGGAACGAGCAGACCCAGACGGTCACTCGCGTTGTAGCGCCACCAGAGGTGGCGGCCGCACATGGGCTGCCGGAAGGCGCCGAGGTCTACGCCCGCGCGCGACTGGTCAAGGAAGGCGACCAGCCGACACACACGCTGACCAGCTACTACCGTCCCGAGCATGTTGAGGGAACACGCCTGGTGGATCCCACGCCGGGGCCCGCCGGCCGAGGCGGCGGATTTCGCGTGCTGTACGACGCGGGTTACGAGATCGATCACATGAGGGAGCGACTCTTTGCCCGTGCTGCTACACCGGACGAGGTGAAGCAGTTGCAGCTACCGCCGGGCGAACCCGTCGTCGAGTTGCACCGGACGACGTACACGGCCGCGGGCACCGTCGTGGAATTCGCCGTTGGGGTCCACGCGGCATCCCGCTTCGCATGGGAGTACGACTTCAAGGTGCCCGACTCGGCCAAGGACAGGAAGGGGCAGCAGTGA
- a CDS encoding YdcF family protein: protein MISTQNWADARRVWDYHQMGHSPRPCSVAIGLGSHDLGVADRAVDLYKRGMAPLLLFTGATSPTTRERMPRGEAVHYRERAVELGVPSSDVLVEPRARNTGENIRFSRELLEEVGVEVSSVLLISKPYEERRAYATARKLWPGVEVVSASSPMTLDEYVDSIGDARLVIDMLVGALQRLMVYPEQGFMISQPLPADVIEAYERLCQAGFTSRLLTSGASSA from the coding sequence GTGATCTCGACACAGAACTGGGCAGACGCCCGACGCGTGTGGGACTACCACCAGATGGGCCACTCTCCCCGGCCGTGCTCGGTGGCCATCGGACTTGGCAGCCACGACCTGGGCGTAGCCGATAGAGCAGTGGACCTGTACAAGCGCGGCATGGCCCCCCTGCTCCTCTTCACCGGTGCCACGAGCCCCACGACACGGGAACGCATGCCCCGTGGCGAGGCCGTCCACTACCGGGAGCGGGCAGTGGAACTCGGGGTCCCCAGCAGTGACGTTCTGGTCGAGCCTCGCGCCCGCAACACTGGCGAGAACATCCGCTTCTCGCGAGAGTTGTTGGAGGAGGTCGGGGTGGAGGTGTCCTCGGTGCTCCTGATCAGCAAGCCGTACGAGGAGCGGCGGGCGTACGCCACCGCGCGGAAGCTCTGGCCCGGAGTCGAGGTCGTCAGCGCCTCCAGTCCGATGACGCTGGACGAGTACGTCGACTCCATCGGTGATGCCCGCTTGGTGATCGACATGCTGGTCGGTGCGCTCCAGCGGTTGATGGTCTACCCGGAGCAGGGCTTCATGATCAGCCAGCCCCTACCTGCCGACGTGATCGAGGCGTACGAGCGCCTTTGCCAAGCCGGATTCACGAGTCGACTCCTGACCAGCGGTGCATCTTCAGCCTGA